TGGGTTTTAGCCTGTTAGTTATTATCTTTGAAATGATCTTATAGCTAACATTACAATGACTAATACGCCTGTAATCTGatggtgtttgagggtgaggaaTCTTAGGTATTAAAACTTGATAAGTATGATTGATGGATTTAAGCATATGTTTATGAATAAAAAATGTTGCACCATGGATATTACCTCAGGGCCTATAGTATTCCATCATTGTTGATAGGAACCCGCTTGAAAACCATCATTGCCAGGAGAATCCCAAGGACGAATCTAAAAAACCACCTCTTTGATTTCTTGAGCATCAGGTAGAACTAGCAAACTGTTATTCTTTGTCTCGGAAATACAAGGAGAAAAGTATTGAAGAATATCATTACTAAAAGGTGGATGTGAAGTAGTAGAAATAGACTTAAAATGAGTTAGTAATATATTCTCAATATCAGGTCTAGAGTCAAACCAGATTCCTAAAGGACCTTGTATAACATGTATATGAGACCTTCTTTTATTAAAGTTTGCTTTCAAATGAAAATAAGAAGTATTTCTGTCAGCATCTAAAGACCTATCACCTGCCTGTTGCATGAAGTAATATTTCAACTAGCTTATTCATGAAGTAATATTTCAATTTTGAAGAGAAGAACTTAACTGTTGAACTTCAGGAAGAGTGGTAGCCATGTTGTTATTATAACAATGTTGCAGACGAGTCTGAATATTATGCAGTTGTGATTCaatattaccaaaggagatttTTTTCCAAAGTTGTAGCTGAGTTCTGGTATACTTAAGCTTGCAGGAGAACGATAAGAAGGAGAGCCTAAAAATTGATGTTGCAAACTTTGAGTGATAGCGTCATTACATGAGCCAAGTCGAAACCAACATATGTAAAGCTTGAATGGAGACTATTTCCTTTGATGTGGTAAAGTATGCAATAATATTGGACTATGATCAGATGCAACGGGAACTAGGTGTTCTAAATGAGCTTGGGTATAGTGAGTAATCCAAAGGTTGTTAACTAATGCTTTGTCAAGGCTAACTGAAACATGATCATCACCAGACCGATGATTAGACCAAGTAGTATAAGAACCCGTATAACCTAAATCAAAGAGACCCATATGATGAACAAAATTTCTAACATGACTAGCATGATGAGGATGAGATAGATGAATGCTATGAGTTTCGCATTGTAAAATTTAAATCACCCAAAATAACCCAAGGAAGATCTACTTCATTATGCATTTCCATGAGATATTGCCATCGAGAATTGTTTTCAGCAACATTGTGAGCACCATATATACACGTAAGGAAGATATCAGGATGTTTATCATGAGTATGAATAATAGCATGTATAGTGTCAGAGGTAGTATGCATAAGTTCCATATCAATGCCATTTTTCCAAGCAATCGCAATTCCACCAGATAATCCTAAAGAAGGTGCAAACCAATAATTGGGGTAATGAGTATGAGTACGGTACAGTCTCATCTTATTAGTTTGAGATTTGGTTTccgaaagaaagaaaatatcaggGTCATATTGCGTCAAGCAAGACCTAAAGTAGTCTATAGTATGATGATTATTAAAACCCTGACAATTCCAAGAGAAAAACTTCatattgaaaaaacaaaacaaaacaagaggaAAATCAAAAGGTAAAACCAAAGAATGAAAAGTGAAAGTGAGTGAAAAATAAGTAACCTGAGTCCAAGTATCAGTGTTACTCCGAGACTGATAAGCCGCAACATCTATGTCCCAAACATTAGGTTCAGCATTAGAGTCCTGGTTTTCGATAGGATCTTGAACCATACTAGCAGATGGAGAATCAGAGACAACAACTAAAGCTGGACATTGGCgaattctctttttctttcgaCAAGTAACATCCATAGAAGTTGGAAAACAGTTAGAGGATTCACCTTGAAGAACTgacgaagaagaggaagaagcttCGTTATCAGTGGCAGTGAAATGTGAGATATGCATACCATCCAGAGGTCTTTGTTGCATCTGAGAAGGTTGTCTGAGTCTTGAACGACGAGTCGAACCATGCTGAAGGAACAACTGAGCTTCATCTTGAGGATTTCTAATCTCATGAATAATGGATTCTGCAAACCCGAAATTCCTAACAATATCTTCCTTCGAGCTTTCATCATGTCACAGTCAGCATCTGAATGATCAGCTACTTTGCATTCTTGACATAAACGGTAAGGTTGTTTCTCATAAAAATATCTCACCCACCTAGTAATTTCATCTGCACTTGCAGCATAGATGGCAGAGATTAGAGGAGTTCTAACATCTATCATTACTAAAGCTCTGCACTTGTTAGAAGTAGGAGTATTAATACCATTCGGTTCGACGAGTCTGGTTTCACCAACAATGTTTCCCAATATCCTAAGTATCTCAGGATAAGAAAATTCTGGCAGCATATTCTTAAACTCAATCCAGTAAAGATAGATGGTAAAATCTAGATTATGATGATCTATGGTTAGATTATAATCTTTAATCACAATCAGATAACCATCTAAATTCCAAGCACCTCCAAATAATATAGATTCTTTATCATCAGAATTGTTAAATTTGATACTAAGGATATTGGGGTCTAGGGATCTAACAATTACATACCATTGGTAATTTCTGCGAAGATGAGGCCAGATAGTTCTTGCATCTCTTTCAGCATCCTGCCAAATCATTATGCCTGGTGCATAAAGTTTTTCAACCAAACTGAATCTCCAATCCTTTATTCCAGTAAACATTGCAGAATCATAGTGAGATATAACCCTTCGACGAATTGGCTCATCAGTTAAAGAGGTTTCGTCCATTTGCCTAGTAATATGACTTAGATGAGGTCTAGCCATAAGTAAGAGAGTGAAACAAATTGAAAATGAGAAAAGGGTATGAATGTAAGTCTGGCAATCagcaaatttataaacaaatttagTAAGAGGTGTCATAGGGTTATAGATATAGGCGTGTTGAATATGAATATAGGTTTGAAAAGTGTTGCAAGAATAGATGGTATGAAAAGAAAACTTATCTTGAGAAGCAACCTGATACCGATACCTAAGTGATAAGATATGTCCAATATGATATATCCAACTAATAGTTATCTTGATGAGTATCAGGAGAAAttgatgcaccactgcaaagcaCAGAAGCCAACCTGTAAAACGCCAACTATTGAGAAGCCAACTGAGTAACATTCGAATGATGTAATGGGACATAGCTGAAACACTGATGCATGGCCAAAGGAAAATTACTGAGGATGTACTGCCATTAAAGAGAGACAAGCAGAATCATTAACGCAAAAGAAACagtaaagaaagaaaaagaagacaaatttGAAAATTAGAGCAAAAAAAGAAGGGAAATTAGACAAAATTAAAAGCCAATAAATACAATCTAACAAAAGATCTGGactaaaagaacaacaacaagataagATTAAACAGAATCGAAGCAGATgaaatcaagtttgaagaaaattTTGTGGTTGAGTTAGTTGACTTATCGCTTGACTTTCGCTTGACCTTATCGCACTAGAacgaagaaagagaaaaagtGTCGCAGACTCCTTTGATGATTAAGAGTGATCAAAATACTGATTGCCAGCAAGTACATCGAATATTTTAAAAAATTGAGAGGATCACAAATTATTGTATTAAAATGATGATTACCATTGTGTTTATTATGCTTTCAAAATAGTGACACTTGATTAATCTTATTTTATGTTGATATCTAGGTGGATTCCCTCCCTGACCCGGCGGTTTAAGGTGGGACCCACCCCTATCTCTCTGGATAACCCGCGAGATTCAGCCTGCCAGATCATTTTCGTATAGGTAAGTGGTTGCTCCCACTTGACAACTATCACCCAAAATTTATTAGTGcatattttttcttaaatttgCCTTCTAAGATGGTATGGCACAAGCGGAAACGATAAAAGACAAGGAGCATCCATTCCTTGATGGTGATGATAGAAACTCCAATCCAGGAACAAagactctaatccaagagttaaagAGAATAACAATCAATGGTATAAACCAACAACTTCATAGTTTTCATTAAACGATAATAACGAGCCGTAGCCGAGTTATAATGATAATGGAAAaggctatttatagccttcaaACGTAAAACCCTAAGCATAGAACTTTCCGAAACAAGAAAAGCTTAATAAAGAAACTAATTATCCTAATTAATACTAGAATTAAGATATATCCAAGATATCAGTAAATATTGGAATATACTTGACCAACCAAAGATACGTCCCGTATCATAAGAACTGACAACCGGGGAATTTTCTCCTTTGCCCTCTTACTCTTCTCTTACCTTGGATCTTGGGCTCGGCTACCTCTGAGGATTGCCGTTGGCACACTTAGCTCGGTGGGTAAAGGCACACATATCTGCTGTCTATTGATAATTTCCTCGCAGCACCCCACCCCGACTTATTCATGTGCAGTCATACACAGCTCAACAATCTGAAGTTTCGAACCAAATCTATTTACGCGTTTCGTGTTGCATCATCCAACAACTAACCGTATATGACGTGCATGTTTGTATATATGTGTGTGAACCAGCAAAAGGAAAAGAACTTCTGCAATTCAAAAATAATGTGAATTCATAACGATATCAGTTAGCCTATATTGTCACTAGTGAGACATAGTTGGCTCCCACTGTGTTTATGGAACATATTCATACCGCATATATATCAAGCTTGGTCTAAGTTGGAAGAACACTAACAAAACCTAGTtgattagtattttttttttatcaataagtACACCACAGCTGATGATCGTCGATGATTGATATTGCCTAATCATTTCCAATAATTTTGCTATAGATGAAATGAAGCAAACAGTTCAAGAAGAAGATTACATTTTTCATCGATTTTTCCAGTTTAATACATTTTGTCGATTTTTCCTGGTTACAAGATGGTGTTTTGGGAAGATTATTTGAGTGATGAAGCAATGGGTATAATTGCTCCAGTAGTTGTATATTGGTTATATGCAGGAGTTTATCACCTGTTACCTCCATTAGATCATTATCGTTTACatacaagaaaagagaaagaagcaCAAAATGTGGTTCCACTTCCTACTGTAATTAAAGGTGTTCTATTGCAACAGTCCATTCAAGCTACTGTGGCATATTCATTGTTCTTGGTAAGGATATGAATTGCCTTAATTTTGCAATTGTAATGCCATGCTTAGTTTATAGAGCCTAAATTTCATCGTTCTTATAGTAATATCTACGTTTTAACACATTTTTTGCTCAGATTAATAATTCTATGTGGAGCTCATCTGAAGTTGTGGTTCAGCCCTCTCTTCCAATACAGTTATTGCAGTTTATTGTGGCCATGTTGGTCACGGATGCATGGCAGTACTTTGTGCACCGCTACATGCACCAAAATAAGTTTCTCTATCGACATGTTCACTCTCAACATCACAGGGTGGTCGTTCCTTACGCATTTGGGGCCTTTTATAGCCACCCGCTAGAGGGTCTTTTGCTCGATACATTTGGCGGTGTCGTCTCGTTCTTGATTTCAGGCATGACAGCACGGACgtctgtgtttttcttttcttttactatGGTCAAAGCTATTGATGATCATTCCGGGCTCTGGCTGCCTGGTTATAACCTCTTCCAACTTGTATTCCCAAACAACTCCGCTTACCATGATATCCATCATTATGGATTAAGAGGAGTAAAGTATAATTATTCACAACCATTTTTCATATTTTGGGATAAATTACTCGGGACATACATGCCTTATACTCTTGTGAAGCGACCTGAAGGAGGATTCGAAGTAAGGCCACTAAAATAATAGCGAGTGCAATCAGTGGCAAATCTATAATTGACTTTCACTTTGTTCGTGAGCGAGTAGCAAGTAAGCAGCTTCAAGTAAGGTTTATATATATCTTCACAAAGGGTGGTCGTCCACATTTTCGATATTTGCGAGACAAGTTAAACATTTGACCGTTCACGCTCAACTTGAGGGAGGGTGGTGTCAGGGAACTTGAATTCTTCCAGCTTTCACAAGTCTGAGTCTGAAGAGCCTTCAACAAACTTGAATTCCTCAATTATCTAACAGTAAAAGCCACTGACTTTTTATAAAGTTGAGAGTTTAACATCTTATCTATTAATTGTAACGTATTACGGGATGTAAATAGAACTGATCATCTCCACCAAGTTGTGTGTCAGAAAGCTGAAAAATTCAACTCTTTCTCTACATAATGATTTTCCTGAATTTCCCACCACCATCTAGGTATAAGTCATATACAGCTCAAATATGTACAGCTAGACAATTTGAACAAATCTACTAACGCGTTTCGTGTGGTATCATTCAACGGCTAAccgtgatatatttcacacgcgACGTGCATATTTTTATGCGAAGGAAAGTAATTTCTGCTTCAATATAATCAACTGGGAATTATCCGGTGGAGAAACCTCACTTTGTATATGAAAGAGGTGATCCTAAATAGATTTTCACAACGGTAATATAGTTAATTGGCATTGATTTTCACAAACCAGATCAAATCATATCTTAAATTTTTTATCCATGTCCAATTCATTACTTATCGAAATTAACATCTCCAGGTGGACGGATAAACGGATTGGATATGGGTGGAACCGCGGatttaaaaaagaaacaaaaacctaAACGACTAAACAAGTAAATGTTAACAAAAATAATTACAACATCATATCTTCCCAACTACCAAAGTTTAATATATTTATTGTTATAAACAGAAATTTATTAGGTAGATATCCATTTTAGTGGGACCCTATTATTTGGGCACCAAATATGTAAACTCTATAACCTTTGTAAACACACATTAATAGAATTTCTCTTTATCTTCTTCCcttttattttatgtctttttctctctttctctattttaCAAAATGCTATCATGCACGTTATTCTACCAACTGATCCATGGAAACGGAAAAGATTGTCTACATCTCTATCTAACCGTTTCTTTCGTTTGATTTTATTTATTCCTATTTCTTGGATTTATTTATCGATTCTCACTAGACTTTTCCTGGCTATGATAGGTTTGTGACATAAACTATATGGAATCATCGACCAAGAAGCCGGTGTCGGTTTTAATCCTTCACGAGTTAATAATTTGTCTATGACTTGGGCAAAAGTGCAGCGGCCAAATATCTCACTAGCGAAAGCAGGAAGGTTTAACAagcttttgtttgtttgttaattgatttatattattattatattttattaacTTTTGTCCTGACATATGAAGTTCCAAAACCACCTCCCCTACACAAATTCATTCTTTAATATATACGTGCGGGGTATACGTATACAAGCAAACACCGCAGTGGATTTCATATTTTATTAACACTACTATGAGAGATGGTTGTTCTCAAATTTATTTTTCTCGGTGCaattgaaatgcaatttttttttatagagaaacaaaaatgaaaatcCATCATGATTTACAGTTCCTATATTTTTAATGAAACCGTAATCACTAAGATTTGGTGTGGATTCGAACTTGATCGCCTTTATAGCAATGAATCACATGCATGTTTGAAAAACCTACGGTCAATTAAATTTGGTATCTTTATTCATTGGATTTAGATCATGTGATTTTTATTTTCGGTTTCCATTTATTTACAAGAAACCATGACATAAGATGAATTTTCCCTCTGCGGTAATGAAAACGACAATATCCTTTATTTGTCGATACGATTTTTGTTAATTGTACAAACCAATTGATATTGGTTTCCCATAAATTCTCTTTAACGAGATGTTAAAATTGGCATTCTAagtatttttagccaattttacTTTTTGATTTCTATTCCTCCGGAGAAATCTTCATCaaccaaaaactttttttttctctctctacaTAGAAAAACGActatgatttctttattttctccaAAGAAACGTATAAACCAATTGAAATTGGTGTTCTATCAGTACTACAAATATATGATATCGTTATTATGGTATTGATAGTTGCAAATACCAATAAAACGAGGAATCGCTACGTTCTTGTTGGATATTTTGGCAATTTTAATTTTTCTCGTCGTAATTATCTCCAAATTTTGGG
This genomic window from Papaver somniferum cultivar HN1 unplaced genomic scaffold, ASM357369v1 unplaced-scaffold_15, whole genome shotgun sequence contains:
- the LOC113335619 gene encoding sphinganine C4-monooxygenase 1-like, producing the protein MVFWEDYLSDEAMGIIAPVVVYWLYAGVYHLLPPLDHYRLHTRKEKEAQNVVPLPTVIKGVLLQQSIQATVAYSLFLINNSMWSSSEVVVQPSLPIQLLQFIVAMLVTDAWQYFVHRYMHQNKFLYRHVHSQHHRVVVPYAFGAFYSHPLEGLLLDTFGGVVSFLISGMTARTSVFFFSFTMVKAIDDHSGLWLPGYNLFQLVFPNNSAYHDIHHYGLRGVKYNYSQPFFIFWDKLLGTYMPYTLVKRPEGGFEVRPLK